One Sagittula stellata E-37 genomic window carries:
- a CDS encoding isochorismatase family protein, protein MAHEALDPAFRDLIDEHAPVRQPGSGFIFTEGPIWHPVDHYLLFSDMPGDVRRRMDRAGVRDVMSPSHKGNGMTYDADLNLLVCEHSTSSVARFQPDGTREVLASHFEGRELNSPNDIVVKSDGSVWFTDPWYGRMPGFGVERPRDLGWQGVFRLPPDHRPGDDPQLVVDRYLFTMPNGLCFSPDETRLYINDTEQANIRVYDVGPGGALSNGRVFASGIRDSLLEGVPDGMKCDASGNVWVTAPGGLWVYAPGGKLIGKVAIPEKPANLHWGGDDWRTLYVAASTSVYAIPVKVGPRNEPFMRARGASRPSAPAQGDDALGLDASRCALIIQDMQNDVVIEGGAFAASGSPQHCRDQNAIANIARLAARCRELGVPVIHVYFLVHPGAPGFTLNAPLFEGLLDESAMVRGTWGAQAVDGLEPQPGDHVVEKMRMSAWEGTSLETVLKAEGRDILIETGAWTNMSIEHTARTGADKGYVMVIPEDGCSTMNADWHRASIDYAMQNVALVTKVDEVIGALG, encoded by the coding sequence ATGGCCCACGAAGCGCTCGACCCCGCCTTCCGGGACCTGATCGACGAACACGCGCCGGTCCGGCAGCCCGGCTCCGGCTTCATCTTCACCGAGGGGCCGATCTGGCACCCGGTGGACCACTACCTGCTGTTCTCGGACATGCCGGGCGACGTGCGCCGCCGGATGGACCGCGCCGGGGTGCGCGACGTCATGAGCCCCTCCCACAAGGGCAACGGCATGACCTACGACGCGGACCTGAACCTTCTGGTCTGCGAACACAGCACCTCTTCCGTGGCGCGTTTCCAGCCCGACGGCACGCGCGAGGTGCTGGCCTCCCACTTCGAAGGGCGCGAGCTGAACTCCCCCAACGACATCGTGGTGAAGTCGGACGGCTCCGTCTGGTTCACCGATCCGTGGTACGGACGGATGCCCGGCTTCGGGGTCGAACGTCCGCGCGATCTGGGCTGGCAAGGCGTCTTCCGCCTGCCGCCGGACCACCGCCCCGGCGACGATCCGCAGCTGGTGGTGGACCGCTACCTCTTCACCATGCCGAACGGGCTCTGCTTTTCGCCGGACGAGACGCGGCTCTACATCAACGACACCGAGCAGGCGAACATTCGGGTATACGACGTGGGTCCGGGCGGCGCGCTTTCGAACGGGCGGGTCTTCGCCAGCGGCATCCGCGACAGCCTGCTCGAAGGCGTGCCAGACGGCATGAAGTGCGACGCCTCCGGCAACGTCTGGGTGACGGCGCCCGGCGGGCTCTGGGTCTATGCGCCCGGCGGCAAGCTGATCGGCAAGGTCGCCATCCCCGAGAAACCCGCCAACCTGCACTGGGGCGGGGACGACTGGCGCACGCTCTACGTCGCCGCCTCCACCAGCGTCTACGCCATCCCGGTGAAGGTCGGTCCGCGCAACGAACCCTTCATGCGGGCGCGCGGCGCATCCCGCCCCTCGGCCCCTGCGCAGGGGGACGATGCGCTCGGGCTCGACGCATCGCGCTGCGCTCTCATCATCCAGGACATGCAGAACGACGTGGTGATCGAGGGCGGCGCCTTTGCCGCGTCGGGCAGCCCGCAACACTGCCGCGACCAGAACGCCATCGCCAACATCGCCCGTCTCGCCGCGCGCTGCCGCGAACTGGGCGTGCCGGTGATCCACGTGTATTTCCTCGTCCACCCCGGCGCGCCCGGCTTCACGCTGAACGCGCCGCTGTTCGAGGGGCTGCTGGACGAATCCGCCATGGTCCGGGGCACATGGGGCGCGCAGGCGGTGGACGGACTGGAACCCCAGCCCGGCGATCACGTGGTGGAGAAGATGCGCATGAGCGCGTGGGAGGGCACCTCGCTCGAAACCGTGCTGAAGGCCGAGGGCCGCGACATCCTGATCGAGACCGGCGCCTGGACCAACATGTCGATCGAGCACACCGCCCGCACCGGCGCCGACAAGGGCTATGTCATGGTGATCCCGGAGGACGGCTGCTCCACCATGAACGCCGACTGGCACCGCGCCAGCATCGACTATGCGATGCAGAACGTGGCGCTGGTGACGAAGGTCGACGAGGTCATCGGCGCGCTGGGCTGA
- a CDS encoding N-acyl homoserine lactonase family protein: MGLEIKILDYGDIELESSFLVLGRDCGRVRRVPVYGFLILGGMYPIVVDTGYRDNAIMETLGMRGLQFHENMIERQLANHGVKPGDVRYVLHTHLHIDHAGKDDHFPMNTTVVINRRELEYSVSGLMHPQYPKPDIIHLVERLHHPGALRLEDLAISGPVELIPGVFIEEAGAHTEGSMNVHVDTDEGRATICGDVIYDFNDQIIQPVRTFGPEEYQVTGNHGNTKRQEKGAIRKLMYSGAKFLLPIHDAPAKVEHGRVVGRMGMSVPGPVQQSVPRRDWFPA, from the coding sequence ATGGGGCTGGAAATCAAGATACTCGACTACGGGGACATCGAACTGGAATCGAGTTTCCTCGTGCTCGGGCGCGACTGCGGACGGGTGCGAAGGGTGCCGGTCTACGGCTTCCTGATCCTGGGCGGGATGTACCCGATCGTCGTGGACACCGGCTACCGCGACAACGCGATCATGGAGACGCTGGGGATGCGCGGCCTCCAGTTCCACGAGAACATGATCGAGCGGCAACTGGCCAACCACGGGGTGAAGCCGGGCGACGTGCGCTACGTGCTGCACACCCACCTGCATATCGACCACGCAGGCAAGGACGATCACTTCCCGATGAACACCACCGTGGTCATCAACCGGCGCGAACTGGAATACTCCGTCTCCGGCCTCATGCACCCGCAGTACCCCAAGCCCGACATCATCCACCTTGTCGAACGTCTGCACCACCCGGGCGCTCTGCGGCTGGAGGATCTGGCGATCTCCGGCCCGGTCGAACTGATCCCGGGCGTGTTCATCGAAGAGGCGGGCGCCCATACCGAAGGGTCGATGAACGTGCACGTCGACACCGACGAGGGCCGCGCCACGATCTGCGGCGACGTGATCTACGACTTCAACGATCAGATCATCCAACCCGTGCGCACCTTCGGCCCCGAGGAATACCAGGTGACCGGCAACCACGGGAACACCAAGCGGCAGGAGAAGGGCGCGATCCGCAAGCTGATGTATTCCGGCGCGAAGTTCCTGCTGCCGATCCATGACGCGCCCGCGAAGGTCGAGCATGGCCGCGTGGTCGGGCGGATGGGCATGTCGGTCCCCGGACCGGTCCAGCAATCCGTGCCGCGCCGCGACTGGTTTCCCGCCTGA
- a CDS encoding amidohydrolase family protein, producing MTIVDAHFHVWRQDDLPWLKGPMQPRIFGPYEPIRRDYPMTEYLDDIAGTGVTKSVYVQANWPTDKAEDEAAWIESLIAETGWPHGLVAYADMGAEDVRPALDRLARFPHLRGIRQQFHWHQNPTYRFAPHADLCLDATVQKNVARLADYGLVFDLQVFDAQMDGACDLARACPDVTFVLQHAGMLEDTSDAGRARWRAAMERLAGCPNVVSKLSGFGTFQHRLDPDLIGWLTTETVGMFGADRCLWGSNFPIEKLWTDYTALLDAHRRAAGGLSTVEQQAIFHDTATRVYRLA from the coding sequence ATGACCATCGTCGATGCACATTTCCACGTCTGGCGGCAGGACGATCTGCCCTGGCTGAAGGGCCCCATGCAGCCGCGCATCTTCGGCCCCTACGAGCCGATCCGCCGCGACTACCCGATGACCGAATACCTCGACGACATCGCGGGCACTGGCGTCACGAAATCGGTCTACGTGCAGGCCAACTGGCCCACCGACAAGGCGGAGGACGAGGCCGCCTGGATCGAGAGCCTGATCGCGGAGACCGGCTGGCCCCACGGCCTCGTCGCCTATGCCGACATGGGTGCGGAGGACGTGCGCCCGGCCCTCGACCGGCTGGCCCGCTTCCCGCACCTGCGCGGCATCCGGCAGCAGTTCCACTGGCACCAGAACCCCACCTACCGCTTCGCGCCCCATGCCGATCTCTGCCTCGACGCGACCGTGCAGAAGAACGTCGCGCGGCTGGCGGATTACGGCCTCGTCTTCGACCTCCAGGTCTTCGACGCCCAGATGGACGGCGCCTGCGACCTCGCCCGCGCCTGCCCTGACGTGACCTTCGTGCTGCAACATGCGGGCATGCTGGAAGACACCTCCGACGCGGGCCGGGCCAGATGGCGCGCCGCGATGGAGCGGCTGGCAGGGTGCCCAAACGTGGTCTCGAAGCTCTCGGGTTTCGGCACGTTCCAACACCGGCTCGACCCGGACCTGATCGGCTGGCTGACCACGGAAACCGTAGGGATGTTCGGCGCGGACCGCTGCCTCTGGGGATCAAACTTCCCCATCGAGAAGCTCTGGACCGACTACACCGCCCTGCTGGACGCCCACCGCCGCGCGGCGGGCGGGCTCAGCACCGTCGAGCAGCAGGCGATTTTCCACGACACCGCCACCCGGGTCTACCGGCTGGCGTGA
- a CDS encoding vWA domain-containing protein produces the protein MTPRALAPFLAFPQALRAAGFPATPDRTETFIAAVGLLGPSDMAAIRRAAHAVYGPGPDRQLMFDTVFDHVFLGRSLAAPAPGDPEELPRSYDAGDFEELPVPDEEDPSGGEATAAERLFVRELAAGDEDAVLRAFTRALQSRLPHRRARRMAKGKGRHPDARRAFRQMLRRDGEITRLPTRRRITRQRRVLLLVDVSGSMKSSTEGALRLAHALQQGGERVECFTLGTRLTRVTRALRHRNREQALTLASGLVADWDGGTRLGEALQVFLSVPRFAAHARGALVVILSDGLERGGPEALTGAMERMSALAWSVLWLSPLAADPAYRPQTEAMRAVHPLLDRLGAGDTPTAIAAEILDFRKGARA, from the coding sequence ATGACCCCGCGCGCGCTCGCCCCCTTCCTCGCCTTCCCGCAGGCGCTTCGGGCTGCCGGTTTCCCGGCGACGCCCGACCGGACAGAGACCTTCATCGCCGCCGTGGGGCTGCTCGGTCCGAGCGACATGGCCGCCATCCGCCGCGCCGCCCACGCCGTCTACGGGCCGGGGCCGGACCGGCAACTGATGTTCGATACCGTCTTCGATCATGTCTTCCTTGGCCGCAGCCTCGCCGCGCCCGCCCCGGGCGATCCCGAAGAACTGCCGCGCAGCTACGACGCGGGCGACTTCGAGGAGCTGCCCGTCCCCGACGAGGAAGACCCCTCCGGCGGAGAGGCCACAGCGGCGGAACGGCTCTTTGTCCGCGAACTGGCCGCCGGGGACGAGGACGCCGTACTGCGCGCCTTCACCCGCGCCCTGCAGAGCCGCCTGCCCCACCGCCGCGCCCGCCGCATGGCCAAGGGCAAGGGCCGCCATCCCGACGCGCGCCGTGCCTTCCGCCAGATGTTGCGCCGCGACGGAGAGATCACCCGCCTGCCCACCCGCCGCCGCATCACCCGCCAGCGCCGCGTGCTGCTGCTGGTCGATGTCTCCGGCAGCATGAAGTCCAGCACCGAGGGCGCCCTGCGGCTGGCCCATGCGCTGCAACAAGGCGGCGAGCGGGTGGAATGCTTCACCCTCGGCACCCGGCTGACCCGCGTGACCCGCGCGCTGAGACACCGCAACCGCGAACAGGCGCTGACGCTGGCCTCCGGCCTCGTGGCGGACTGGGACGGCGGCACACGGCTGGGCGAGGCGCTGCAGGTCTTCCTGTCGGTCCCGCGCTTCGCCGCCCACGCACGCGGCGCGCTGGTCGTGATCCTCTCGGATGGGTTGGAGCGCGGCGGGCCGGAGGCGCTGACCGGTGCGATGGAACGCATGAGCGCGCTGGCGTGGTCGGTGCTTTGGCTCTCCCCGCTGGCCGCCGACCCCGCCTACCGGCCACAGACAGAGGCGATGCGCGCCGTCCATCCCCTGCTCGACCGGCTGGGCGCGGGCGACACGCCCACCGCCATCGCGGCCGAGATCCTCGACTTCCGGAAAGGAGCGCGCGCATGA
- a CDS encoding AAA family ATPase yields MAVRRAIQGIDGPDPLSQLLGDAQYIADDGLATAAYLSLALGKPLLLEGAPGVGKTEAAKAIASVLGRELVRLQCYEGIDAAASMYEWNFPRQMLAIRQAGDDYVNLYDDRFLIARPILQALEAPRDRVLLIDEIDRADHEFEAFLLEFLSDFTLSIPERGTVRAEEPPVVILTSNRTRELHEALRRRCIYHWIGYPSPELEQRIVMMRASTVAEDTARRVVAAVNALRAEPLAKPPGVAETVEWAEAATLLNRGGGSWPRAFARAIGVVLKDQDDLDYIAPRIDALLSESAA; encoded by the coding sequence ATGGCGGTGCGGCGCGCGATACAGGGCATCGACGGTCCCGACCCGCTGTCGCAACTGCTGGGCGACGCCCAGTACATTGCCGACGACGGGCTCGCGACCGCCGCCTACCTGTCTCTCGCACTCGGAAAGCCGCTGCTGCTGGAAGGCGCGCCCGGTGTCGGCAAGACCGAGGCGGCAAAGGCCATCGCCTCCGTCCTCGGGCGCGAACTGGTGCGCCTGCAGTGTTACGAGGGCATCGACGCCGCCGCCTCCATGTACGAATGGAACTTTCCCCGGCAGATGCTGGCGATCAGGCAGGCGGGCGACGACTACGTCAACCTCTACGACGACCGGTTCCTGATCGCGCGGCCGATCCTGCAGGCGCTGGAAGCCCCGCGCGACCGTGTCCTCCTGATCGACGAGATCGACCGCGCCGACCACGAATTCGAGGCCTTCCTGCTGGAATTCCTGTCCGACTTCACCCTGTCCATCCCCGAACGCGGCACCGTCCGGGCGGAGGAGCCGCCGGTGGTGATCCTGACCTCCAACCGCACCCGCGAACTGCACGAGGCGCTCAGGCGGCGCTGCATCTACCACTGGATCGGCTACCCCTCACCCGAGCTGGAACAGCGGATCGTGATGATGCGCGCCTCCACGGTGGCAGAAGACACCGCGCGCCGCGTCGTGGCGGCGGTCAATGCGCTCCGGGCCGAACCGCTGGCCAAGCCGCCGGGCGTTGCGGAAACCGTGGAATGGGCCGAGGCCGCGACGCTCCTGAACCGGGGCGGCGGGTCGTGGCCCCGCGCCTTCGCCCGCGCCATCGGCGTTGTGCTGAAGGACCAGGACGACCTCGACTACATCGCGCCGCGCATCGACGCGCTCCTGTCGGAAAGCGCCGCATGA
- a CDS encoding xanthine dehydrogenase family protein molybdopterin-binding subunit, translated as MTVHRGRGFAAINYPIGMNLGGDPSQALVHSNPDGKFTVALSAIDLGQGMKSVTRQIAAETLGVPVEDVYVDTADSDTGPHDMGSFASRGTHRMGNAVIRASEEARQVMLEAAAEELEVDAGDLTTDGKGNIHVKGAPSRSITTMAASQAAQFKQGRTIAGRGIFLIPLSEVDPETGEMSPVTTFAHAAMLVTVEVDDETGEVTVTDMQSAYEVGRALNPKLVEQQLRGGAWMGMSHAAWETTEPYYPTRDNRPEDFNTYLMPGPGDLAPHHISILERPAEDGPYGGKGPGEMCANPVLPAVVNAVYDAVGVRIDDLPVTPEKVLRGIRALGGAKPRQAL; from the coding sequence ATGACCGTCCACCGTGGCCGCGGCTTCGCGGCGATCAACTATCCCATCGGCATGAACCTTGGTGGCGACCCGTCACAGGCGCTGGTGCATTCCAATCCCGACGGCAAGTTCACCGTCGCCCTTTCGGCCATCGACCTCGGGCAGGGGATGAAGTCCGTCACCCGCCAGATCGCCGCCGAAACCCTCGGCGTGCCGGTGGAAGACGTCTATGTCGACACCGCCGACAGCGACACCGGCCCGCATGACATGGGCAGCTTTGCCTCGCGCGGGACGCACCGCATGGGCAACGCCGTGATCCGCGCCTCTGAAGAGGCCCGGCAGGTCATGCTGGAGGCCGCCGCCGAAGAGCTGGAGGTCGACGCGGGCGACCTGACGACAGACGGCAAGGGCAACATCCACGTGAAGGGCGCGCCCTCCCGGTCGATCACCACCATGGCCGCGAGCCAGGCGGCGCAGTTCAAGCAGGGCCGCACCATCGCCGGGCGCGGCATCTTCCTGATCCCGCTGTCCGAAGTCGACCCCGAGACCGGAGAGATGTCCCCCGTCACCACCTTCGCGCATGCCGCCATGCTGGTCACGGTGGAGGTCGATGATGAGACCGGCGAGGTCACCGTCACCGACATGCAATCCGCCTACGAGGTCGGGCGCGCGCTGAACCCCAAGCTGGTGGAACAGCAGTTGCGCGGCGGCGCGTGGATGGGGATGAGCCACGCGGCATGGGAGACGACGGAACCCTACTACCCCACCCGCGACAACCGCCCCGAGGACTTCAACACCTATCTCATGCCCGGTCCTGGCGATCTCGCGCCGCACCATATCAGCATCCTCGAACGGCCCGCCGAGGACGGTCCCTACGGTGGCAAGGGCCCGGGCGAAATGTGCGCCAACCCGGTGCTGCCGGCGGTGGTCAACGCGGTCTACGACGCGGTGGGCGTGCGCATCGACGATCTGCCGGTGACCCCGGAAAAGGTGCTGCGCGGCATCCGCGCGCTTGGCGGCGCAAAACCGCGGCAGGCGCTCTGA
- a CDS encoding xanthine dehydrogenase family protein molybdopterin-binding subunit translates to MKDMTTSGPMVEFRKDLFADERDDNLNEVGKPTRRQDIVGHVTGRSPFFDDHRFDGLLHMRCARSPHHHARIRRIDTSAAERMPGVVRVLTGRDVPVNLNTLLSLLDFGLDDEPILSDRKVAYMGEPVAAVIAATEAEARAAASAVRVDWEVLPHVLDVEEAIKPGAPAVLDIYPDNKFVYHGKYDHQKLRYGDVETALRQADHVIEGRYQMSPIEQAPIETCGAIAAPEQNDRYVCYTSTQALFFSLGTAAKVLSIPSSRLHFIGGTVGGGFGGKVDSIHEPLAILGAMMTGRPVKYAWDRAEEMQVGAPRGAERWYVTDGVMNDGRIVARKFTGYFDAGAYTRLSSYAIIKGVGHLPGPYTIPNVSANVYCVYTNRTPATAMRGFGITGVDFAIEAHMDKVAEAVGMNPVELRILNAYRDGDMKAHRRLAKNCALIECAQVVAEKAGITLSPQMKAASSLKDGGGARAELPRHTVTDQDGRVEGFTATSYARKGSDSASPTPPAARPSPPAAPRPAAGPQAASVPQSPSQAATAHETPEPMRKKPTRSGPMRFSSLSGFRRR, encoded by the coding sequence ATGAAGGACATGACCACCAGCGGACCGATGGTCGAGTTCCGCAAGGACCTGTTCGCCGACGAACGCGACGACAACCTGAACGAAGTGGGCAAACCCACCCGGCGGCAGGACATCGTGGGCCACGTCACCGGGCGCTCGCCGTTCTTCGACGATCACCGTTTCGACGGGCTTCTGCACATGCGCTGCGCCCGCTCACCCCACCACCATGCCCGCATCCGCCGGATCGACACGAGCGCCGCCGAGCGGATGCCCGGCGTGGTCCGCGTGCTGACCGGGCGCGACGTGCCGGTGAACCTCAACACCCTGTTGTCTCTGCTGGATTTCGGACTGGACGACGAGCCGATCCTCTCGGACCGCAAGGTGGCCTACATGGGCGAACCCGTCGCCGCCGTCATCGCCGCGACAGAGGCAGAGGCCCGCGCCGCAGCCAGCGCCGTGCGCGTCGACTGGGAGGTGCTGCCCCACGTGCTCGACGTCGAGGAGGCGATCAAGCCCGGCGCGCCCGCCGTGCTCGACATCTACCCCGACAACAAGTTCGTCTACCACGGCAAGTACGACCACCAGAAGCTGCGCTACGGCGACGTCGAGACCGCACTGAGACAGGCCGACCACGTTATCGAGGGCCGCTACCAGATGTCGCCGATCGAGCAGGCCCCGATCGAGACCTGCGGCGCCATCGCCGCGCCCGAGCAGAACGACCGCTACGTCTGCTACACCTCGACCCAGGCGCTGTTCTTTTCGCTCGGCACGGCGGCGAAGGTGCTGTCGATCCCCTCCTCGCGGCTGCACTTCATCGGCGGCACGGTGGGTGGCGGCTTTGGCGGCAAGGTGGATTCGATCCACGAACCGCTCGCCATCCTCGGGGCGATGATGACCGGGCGCCCGGTGAAATACGCCTGGGACCGGGCCGAAGAGATGCAGGTCGGCGCACCGCGCGGCGCGGAACGCTGGTACGTCACCGACGGGGTGATGAACGACGGGCGGATCGTTGCGCGCAAGTTCACCGGCTATTTCGACGCCGGGGCCTACACGCGGCTCAGCTCCTACGCGATCATCAAGGGGGTGGGCCACCTGCCCGGCCCCTACACGATCCCCAATGTTTCGGCCAACGTGTACTGTGTATATACCAACCGCACACCGGCCACGGCGATGCGCGGCTTCGGCATCACCGGCGTCGATTTCGCCATCGAGGCGCACATGGACAAGGTGGCCGAAGCGGTCGGCATGAACCCGGTCGAGTTGCGCATCCTCAATGCCTACCGCGACGGCGACATGAAGGCGCACAGGCGGCTGGCCAAGAACTGCGCGCTGATCGAATGCGCGCAGGTGGTGGCGGAAAAGGCGGGCATCACCCTGTCGCCACAGATGAAAGCGGCATCCTCCCTGAAGGACGGCGGCGGCGCGCGGGCCGAGCTGCCCCGCCATACCGTCACCGATCAGGATGGCAGGGTCGAGGGCTTCACCGCCACCAGCTACGCCCGCAAGGGCAGCGACAGCGCGTCCCCCACGCCACCCGCCGCGCGGCCCTCGCCCCCGGCGGCGCCGCGACCGGCGGCCGGACCGCAAGCCGCATCCGTGCCGCAATCGCCCTCTCAGGCCGCGACTGCGCATGAAACGCCCGAACCCATGCGCAAAAAGCCCACGCGCAGCGGGCCAATGCGCTTTTCGTCGCTCTCAGGTTTCAGGAGGCGCTGA
- a CDS encoding (2Fe-2S)-binding protein, whose protein sequence is MARKPVTFTLNGISRSAFAGEGQNLLDFLRRDVGDMTPKFGCGQGTCGACTVTIDGKTQLSCLVLAEAVDGREVATAAGLANGVTPDPLQQAFMDHFAAQCGYCTPGMLVSARALLDRNPRPSRDEVVEAISGNLCRCTGYEPIITAILAVAEGRARA, encoded by the coding sequence ATGGCCAGGAAACCCGTCACCTTCACCCTGAACGGAATCTCCCGATCCGCCTTTGCCGGAGAGGGCCAGAACCTGCTCGACTTCCTGCGCCGCGACGTGGGCGACATGACGCCCAAGTTCGGCTGCGGACAGGGCACCTGCGGGGCCTGCACCGTGACCATCGACGGCAAGACGCAGCTATCCTGCCTCGTGCTGGCCGAAGCGGTCGACGGGCGCGAGGTCGCGACAGCCGCGGGGCTGGCCAATGGCGTCACGCCCGACCCGCTGCAACAGGCCTTCATGGACCATTTCGCGGCCCAGTGCGGGTATTGCACCCCCGGCATGCTGGTCTCCGCCCGGGCGCTGCTGGACCGCAACCCGCGCCCCTCCCGAGACGAGGTGGTCGAGGCGATCTCCGGCAACCTCTGCCGCTGCACCGGGTACGAACCGATCATCACCGCGATCCTCGCCGTTGCCGAAGGGAGGGCCCGGGCATGA
- a CDS encoding FAD binding domain-containing protein: MTTVETYRTLDEASRAMGGDTAYLGGGTLVMRAVNEGTAPARLIRVTDPGLTQIRASGDRITIGAGVTMADVLANRDLDFLHPVARLIGGPQVRNMATVAGNLFAAHPYGDFAAALLALDAQVTGAGQSGTRPVAEVLRNRDRAGLISAVEVTRPRDRRAFGFLKVSRVKPKGVSVLSIAVHLPRDGGRIRNARVVFGAMGPTPLRSSGAERALEGHAIDARSIADAAAAATEGLDPPTDQIASGWYRREVAGVHLKRLLTEMEQR, from the coding sequence ATGACGACGGTCGAAACCTACCGCACGCTGGACGAGGCGTCCCGCGCCATGGGCGGCGACACGGCCTACCTTGGCGGCGGAACGCTGGTCATGCGCGCCGTCAACGAGGGCACCGCCCCCGCCCGTCTCATCCGCGTCACGGATCCGGGCCTGACGCAGATCCGCGCGTCGGGCGACCGCATCACCATCGGCGCGGGTGTCACCATGGCGGATGTGCTGGCCAACCGCGATCTCGACTTCCTGCATCCCGTGGCGCGGCTGATCGGCGGCCCTCAGGTGCGCAACATGGCGACCGTGGCTGGCAATCTCTTTGCCGCCCACCCCTACGGCGATTTCGCCGCAGCACTGCTTGCACTGGACGCGCAGGTGACCGGCGCCGGGCAGTCCGGCACCCGTCCGGTGGCCGAGGTGCTGCGCAACCGCGACCGCGCCGGGCTGATCTCGGCGGTCGAGGTCACCCGCCCCCGCGACCGCCGCGCCTTCGGCTTCCTGAAGGTCAGCCGCGTGAAGCCCAAGGGCGTCTCCGTCCTGTCCATCGCCGTGCACCTGCCGCGCGACGGCGGACGCATCCGCAACGCCCGCGTGGTCTTTGGCGCCATGGGTCCGACACCCCTGCGGTCCAGCGGGGCGGAGCGCGCGCTGGAAGGCCACGCCATCGACGCGCGCAGCATCGCCGATGCCGCCGCCGCCGCGACCGAGGGGCTGGACCCGCCAACCGACCAGATCGCCTCCGGCTGGTATCGCCGAGAAGTCGCGGGCGTGCATCTTAAACGCCTCCTGACAGAGATGGAGCAGCGCTGA
- a CDS encoding SRPBCC family protein has protein sequence MKSTVLNAPVEAVWEVLRDFNGHDEWHPAVADSVIDRGHPSDKVGCVRRFHLTDGSELREQLLTLSDADMAFSYCLLETPVPLLNYVAHVRLAPVTDRDMTFWHWECRFDTPAGREAELKTMVAENIYQGGFDAVRDFMGLEAA, from the coding sequence GTGAAAAGCACTGTTCTCAACGCGCCGGTCGAAGCGGTCTGGGAGGTCCTGCGCGATTTCAACGGCCATGACGAGTGGCACCCGGCGGTGGCCGACAGCGTGATCGACCGGGGACACCCTTCGGACAAGGTCGGATGCGTGCGGCGCTTCCACCTCACCGACGGATCGGAGCTGCGCGAACAGCTCCTGACGCTGTCGGACGCGGACATGGCCTTCAGCTACTGCCTGCTGGAAACGCCCGTGCCGCTGCTGAACTACGTGGCGCACGTGCGGCTGGCCCCGGTCACAGACCGCGACATGACCTTCTGGCACTGGGAATGCCGCTTCGACACGCCCGCCGGGCGCGAGGCCGAGCTCAAGACCATGGTGGCCGAGAACATCTATCAGGGCGGCTTCGACGCGGTCCGCGACTTCATGGGACTGGAGGCAGCATGA
- a CDS encoding SRPBCC family protein, with translation MPRVYISSVIDAPAAKVWDRVRDFNGMPRWHPRIRDSRIENGEPSDKVGCVRDFHLQNGDRIREKLLGLSDYDLFCTYAILESPMPLTDYVATLRLTPITDGDRTFAEWTAEFDCAEADAEGLIDGIGTNVFAAGFAALQRNLAT, from the coding sequence ATGCCGCGCGTCTACATTTCATCGGTCATCGACGCGCCCGCCGCGAAGGTCTGGGACCGGGTGCGCGACTTCAACGGCATGCCGCGCTGGCACCCCCGCATCCGCGACAGCCGGATCGAGAACGGCGAACCGTCGGACAAGGTCGGCTGCGTGCGCGACTTCCACCTGCAGAACGGCGACCGCATCCGGGAAAAGCTCTTGGGCCTCAGCGATTACGACCTGTTCTGCACCTACGCCATCCTCGAAAGCCCGATGCCGCTGACCGACTACGTCGCGACCCTGCGGCTGACACCGATCACCGACGGCGACCGGACCTTTGCCGAATGGACGGCGGAGTTCGACTGCGCCGAGGCGGACGCCGAGGGCCTGATCGACGGCATCGGCACCAACGTCTTCGCGGCGGGCTTTGCCGCCCTGCAACGCAACCTGGCGACCTGA